Sequence from the Sulfuracidifex tepidarius genome:
ACTTCAATGAATTGTTCATGATATGTGCTACCGTATCTCCTGGTGAGAGGATTGACGCTATACTTGATACTCTCTCTTTTACCTGTTCAAAGGTCATGGAGGTTTCCGAATCTATTAAAAACGTAGAAGAAGGTTTTTCCTTATACCATTTTTCTAGGGCTTCTCCATAGCTCAAGACTATCAGGATACCCTTTAATCCTACCCTATTATTTTTTGGTAATGATCGAAGTTCAGGGGCTTTCCAGGATCCATATTACGCTCATCAATATGGATAGAAGGTTGAACAGGATAGACGGAGGCGTAGGTATAGCGTTGAAGGAACCGAGGGTAGTTGTCTCTACTGGGAACTGTATGGAATTTCCCTTAGATCTGGATTTCAAAACTCCAGGGATATGCGTGAAGGAAGATTACCCAGAGCACGTTGGATTAGGTCATACCACTCAGTTCAGACTTTCACTTGCTAAACTAGCCTCTGAGTATAACCACCTACCTTACTCCGTTAAAGAATTAGCCTCCAAAGTCAAAAGAGGAACCACGTCTGGCGTTGGTATCTACGCATTTCATTACGGGGGGCTAGTGTTGGACGGAGGGCACTCTCTGAAAGTCAAGAAGGACATCCTCCCCTCCGATTTCGCCGATTCTCCACCCCCAGCTTTGCTGGCCAGGATGGATTTCCCTTGGAAAATATACATTAATATTCCCAGAGGCAAGAAAGTGTTCGGTAGGGAAGAGCTGGATTTCTTCAAGTCTGCCAAGCCTGAGAACATAGACGAGCTTTCCAGGGTAGTATTGATGGGACTTTTACCCTCAGTCGCAGAGAGGGATCTCGAAGGCGCGTTAGACTCTATCAGGAGGATACAGACGCTAGGTTTTAAGAAGCTCGAAGTGAGTCTGCAATCTGAAGAAGTGAAGACACTAATGAGGAACATGGAGATAGCAGGATTCCCTGGCGGGTTATCCTCATTCGGACCCTTAGTCTACACTTTCCTTTCTTCCAGAAGGGAAGGCGAGGAACTAGTGTCTAGATTCGGCGGTTCGGTAGTTGAGCCCAACAACGAAGGGGCGAAAGTCAGATGGATTACGACGAATTCGTGATTGAGGAGCTGAGGAAAGTATATGGAAACTACGTGGATTCATTTTTGAGAGAAATAACGAGACCTAACCCGAGGCTTTACGTTAGGGTCAACACTATCAAGGCCGATCCAGGGGAAGTAGCTGACAGGATAGGTTTCAAGAGGGACGAAGACTTCCCAGAAGCCCTCTTCACACCAATAAAAGGCCCGTTTAAGGTAGAGACGTATGATGATGTAGTGATTGTGGACAAAAAGACTGCTGAGAGTGTAATGGTAGGTGCAGACGTCTTTAGACCTGGGGTCAAGAAGGTTAAGGCAAGAGTAGGAAAAAGGGTTACTGTAATAAGCGAGCGCGGAGATGTGGTAGGAGAAGGTGAATTCATAAACTCACCAGACCTCGTAGTTAAGGTAGATAACTCTCTCTATTCCTCTGTCAAACTCTCAGAACTGCCAGAGTTAGCTAAGGGAGAAATTTACGTCCAAGGCAAGTCTTCCATGTTTGTAGCTAGGTTATTGGATCCGAGACCTGGGGAAACGATAGTTGACATGAATGCTGCGCCGGGAGGAAAACTTACGCATGTAGCGCAACTTCAGCCCAAAGCCAAGGTTCTAGGTTTCGATCATACAGCGAGGAAGGTAGATAAAATGAGGTCTTTGTTGGCGAAAATGAACGCTGTGGCTCAAGTATTCGAGGGAGACTCCAGATACCTTTATGAGGATTTCAACCTCAGGGACGTTGACAGGGTCATCATAGACCCACCTTGCTCTGCGATGGGGCTGAGACCCAAACTTTACGATAAAAAGACGAGAAAGGATATCCTCACGTTCTCAGAGTATCAAAAGCAATTTCTAAATTCAGCATACAAGATACTTAAAAAAGGAGGAACATTGATCTACTCTACATGCACTGTTACCGAGATGGAGAATGAGGCAGTGGTTGAAGACGGACGCTTCGAGGTCGAGAAGGAGGTGAGGTTCCATCCAATGCAGGGGATGACAGGCTTTTTTATAGCTAAACTGATAAAAAAATGACATGCCTCTAGAAAGTTTCATGGGAAAGTTTCCCAGGGTAAGTGAGAACTCCTTCATACACTCAACTGCATATGTGATCGGAGACGTAGAAATAGGGGACATGTCCAGCGTTTGGCACTACTCAGTGATAAGAGGCGACAACGATTCCATACAAATAGGTAACGGTTCAAACATACAGGAGAACTCCTCAGTACACACAGATCCCGGATACAAAGTTAGAGTAGGGGACAAGGTAACTATAGGTCATAATGCAGTAGTTCACGGAGCTACTGTGGGGTCGAATGTGATAATCGGAATGGGGTCAATATTGCTCAACGGATGCAGAATAGGGGATTTCTCTATAATCGGTGCCGGTGCAGTTGTACCAGAAGGGAAGGAAATTCCCGACTATAGCCTAGCCCTAGGAGTGCCGGCAAGGGTAGTGAGGAAGCTTCAAGAAGAAGAAATAAAAGTTATAGAGGAGAATGCAACAGAATATATAAATCATGTGAAGAGGTTATCATCAAATGGGCAGAGACATTAAAGCAGTAAAGTGGTTCTTTGATACTCAAGTACTTAAGGATCCCTTCAATCCGGGTTACGCTACTTTCAAAGTAACTTCGAAGTGCAACCTGAGATGTACTTTTTGTAACCCCTCATATTACAGCGGTGAGTTAGGCGAAGCACCTACAGAGAGGGTCAAGAAGATGATAGATAACATGAGGGACTCCTCCGTGATAGTCCTCTCATTTGAGGGAGGAGAACCCACATCAAGACCAGACATACTAGATCTCTTGAACTACGCTCACGACGGTTCATTCTACATCATGTTGACCTCAAACGGCTATAGACTGAGGGATGAAAACTTCCTTGCTAAGGTCGCCGACAAGATAGATTTCTTGCACTACTCTATAGACGAGTATCATTGGAACGTGAAGAACTTAGATGACCTTTGCAGGTTCAGGAAGTACGGAATTAAGGTCAACGTCCAGACAGTTGTTACCAGATTCAACTTGGATAAGCTAGAGGAGAAGGTCAGAAAAGTGAGGGAATGTGGGTACAAGATACTCGCAATGCCTGCAGTAGACTACCCCGACTCAAAAGTTAAGTTAGCTCCAGACCCAGAGAAGTTCTACAAGGTAATGTATGAGCTCAAGAGCAAGTATGGCTCTACCTTGAACAACTCGTGGGGCTTCATCAATGCGTTAGTGGGGAAAACACCGTCCAGAGTTACTAGTTATGCTATAACTGTATACCCCAACGGTGATATACCTTACCCTGACGATATAAACGGAGAAGTCGTGGGCAACGTAGCAGAGAACAGACTGAAGGACATAATGAAGTCGGAAAAAGTTAGATCTCTGCAAAAGAAAATGCTAGAGAACCAAGCCAGGTTCGAGTACCTTCATCTCCAGACAGCTTCTTTCAATAGCTTAAGGGACCTCATATCATACGCGACTGAGATGGCTAAGTGGCGCTTTACTGGAAGGGCTTAACCGAAGGCTTTTTTGTAGATTTCCTGTGCGTCGTCGTTAACCAGATGCATATATATCTGAGTTGTCTTAATGTCGTGATGCCCCAGTATCTTCTGTAATACGGGAAGAGGTATCCCTTTCTTTATTGCCATGGTAGCAAATGTATGACGTAATATGTGTGGTCTTAAATCCTCTATCCCGCATCTCTTTCCTGCCCTTCTGATCAGTTTGTAAAGAGCTTGGTAACTTATGTCGAATAGTCTACTCTGTGGGTCCTTTCCGCGGACGTAGGATCTAAGCTGGGTCGCAGTTTCTTCAGTGAAGAAGACCACCCTCTCCTCACCGTTCTTAGTATTTCTGAGTCTTAAGAGGTTGTGATCTAGGTCCACATCTACAACTCTGAGGGATAGGAGCTCATTAGAACGTATTCCTGTATCGAGTAATAATCTAACAGCTAGTCTACCTTTTCTTCCTCTAACTGCGTTAAGTAATGCGAGAGCTTGTTTTTCATTCAATGCCTTGTATTCTCTTCTTCTTATGCGAGGTAGAGGTCCCTTGACGTCTTTTCCTACCCATTTCAAATACCTTTTTACCGCTATAGCGTAAGACCTAACAGTAACGGTTTTAGCCCTTTTCTCCTCTATCTCATCCACCTTACTTTTTTTCCCCTTCCTTGACATTAGTGACATCATCCAACGATTGAAGTCCGATGTTGAGACCTCTCGTGGATCCTTATTTACAAAGTTCAGGAAATCCTTAATTGCGGCGGAATAGAGTTTAACTGTTCCCTTTCCTGCCCCAGCTAATACGAGCGAATTAACGAATGATTCGAGACTGACATCATCTGCAGCAGATCCTATATCGAGCTTCATAAAAATGGACTTCTTAAGGATGAGTTAAAAAGGAAAAGGTAGAGAGAAAGGAGAGAGAGGAGAGGGAAAAAATTATATCATGACAAAATATAACTGTTACTCTCAGTTTTCTTTCTCCTCCACTCTCTTCTTAGATGCACCAGCTAGATATACGTATACATTCACCTTAAAATTCCCCTTTAGATTATTCAACATAGTCTCATCCCTTTTCTCCGAGCTTCCGTCATTGATATAAACTTCCTTAAACTCCCCATTTATCATAAGAACCCTAAAAGACATCCCTTCTCCAAGTCCTGAGATGTACACTACTGGGTATTTAGACACCTCACTGTACATATTCTCTAGGAAAACAGCGAGGTTGGGTTCTGCATCTATATTTTCTGTCTTTTCTAATTTTGATTTCAATAATATCTTTGACACATCGGAAATTTTGCCAAGATCGAGATTACCGAAGTCCAATCCAGTTTCCATAGGTCTTTCTTCCTTCACTTGTTCACCTACTGTCTTAGCAACCTCATTTCCGATTGTTGGTAGTGCCTTAGAGACTATCCATTCCTTCTCTCCTACATACTTAAGCATTACTTTAATGTTGCATTCCTTAGGAGTCTGATTTAGAGAAAACATTAGCTCTAGAAGAGAGCTTTTCGCCTTCAGTTTATATTCTATGAAGTCCTTTCCAATTAGTCCTATTTCAGTAGAGAACGTTTCTTTATAACTGAATATCCCCATTCTGTTAAACCTTAAAGTTACATCATCTCCCTTCAGACCCACCAGATAAGGTAAATTGCTTACCACATTAGTCTTATCCATGAGCCATTTCTCGACGGTTTTGCATGACGTTTCTGTTGAGACCTCTTGTGAGTATAATTTTGTCATGCTATGTTCTATAATAAATCATGATTTTAAGTATGTCTATTATGTTGAAATTTTTAATATATTGTTCTTCCTTAACGATGTTAAAGAAGAAACTTATTAAAAAGCTAAAAAAAGTAAGATATAGTAAAATCAAGAAGGAAATGTAAAAATAAGAATGCGTGTGTCAACGAAGAGTCCATCATAACTTAAAAGCTCTTTAAATAAATCCCTGCTCTTTAAGATAGAATCATGAACGTTTTAGTTCTCTCAAAGGATGATCTGTTGAAAGTGGCTGATAGCTCCACGCTAGTTGAGTCAGCGAAAGAGGCTTTCTCTTCTTTCTCGACTGGCAAAATAACCCAGCCTGAAAGGCAAGTTTTCACTGTTAATGGCAATTGGTGGGGTTCAATGATAGGATTCAACCAGCACTCGTTCGGGACGAAGATAGTTAACGTAATTAACGAAAATAAGGAAAAAGGAAAGGCTTCAGTCAATGGGATAGCAGTCCTTTTTTCCTCTGAAAGTGGCGAAGCGGAATGCATAGCAGAAGGCTCAACTCTTACCGCTTTGAGAACGGCAGCAGCCAGCGTCCTTTCTACGTGGATTGCGTTAGGCAGAAGATATTTCAACTCTCTAGGGGTTATAGGAGCTGGAGAAGAGGCTTACTACCATGTGAGAGTAGCCAGAGACTTCTTTTCAATTGGTGACATAATGATAACCGCCAGATCTTCTCATGTAAAAGTGGCGAAAGAATTAGGTTTAATTTCAACGGACTTAAAGACACTCCTTTCTTCCTCCGAGGTTATATACTCTACTACCTCTTCACGTGAACCAGTGGTTTTAGGGAGGTTCTTGAAGCCTGAATTCCACGTTTCCAGTATAGGGGCTCATACTCCAGATTCTAGGGAACTTGATGATGAAGTCATATCTAAAGCCAGAACTGTCATTGTAGATTCCAAGGAAGCCACCTCGAAGGAGAGCGGAGATATAATAGTTCCGGGCAGGTTAGGGTTACTCAATGATAAGCTGATCGAAATAGGAGAAGTCATATCAAAGGGCATAAAGGTTGAAAGGCCATCTGTCTTCAAGACAGTAGGGATTGCCTCTCAGGATCTTATGGCGATGAGTTACCTCTGTAAGAAGGCTGAGAAAGAGGGAATAGGGAAAGAAGTTAGCATTTAATTATTTCAGTTACTTACCTTTCCAAATCACGTCAGGGTTATTCGTTTCTTTGTTTACCCACAGTGCAAGCACGAAAAGTAGAGATGACAAACGGTTCAAGTAAACTATGTGAACTTCCTTTACCATCAAGTTTTCCTCTCTAATTAGGCTCACCACGCTTCTCTCTGCCCTTCTGCAAACGCTTCTAGCCATATGAAGAAAGGAAGCAGCTTCATGTCCTCCAGGCAGGACGAAATTCTTGAGGGGAGGGAGGTTCGCAGACGTCTTCTCTATAGACGTTTCAAGGAATTTCACCTTATCGTAACCGAAGTTCATGTCAAATCCTGCTATCTCAGATGAGAGCGAGAAGATGTCTGACTGTATCTGAGTTATTAAATCATAGAGCGGGGGATACAGAGACATGACTATACCGAGTATGGAATTCAATTCATCTAGATTACCTAGGGCTTCGACTATTCTATCGTTCTTCCATACTTCACCCATCGAAGGCACTTTCGTCTTTCCTTTATCGCCGGTTCCAGTGTACCACATTATACTGAAGTATTTCTATCCGCTGATTAAAAGCCTCATTATTTCTCTTTCATAAAGCACGTTTGTGAGCTTCCCTTCTTTATCTACTACTGCTATCAACGGTTTCTCGGTCTCTCTGAATTTCTTCAAGACGTTAGAGACTTTCACTTCCTGATTTACTGTCTCTATTTCGTCGAGGTATACGTCGCATATTTTAAGTCTATCGTAATCGTTAGGGTCTATTGCTATCACTGTGTTCATTGACATGTATCCCATAGGTCTTAAATTCTGATCCACAACCACGACTCCCCTGACTCTCTTCTCGGTCAGGATCAACACGGCATCTTTCAGAGGGCTTTCACATGTAACGTAAACCAGTTCTTTAGCTAGGTCGGAAACGCTTTGAGATAACTTCACCTTTCTGTTCTCTTCTGTTTTCTTTCCCCCTCTAACGTTAATTCTCTTAAAGAGTATTGGTATCACTATTGTGGAAAAGGTTATGGCTAATACAGTCTGTGAGTATTCCTTTCCATTTATGTAACCCGCTGAAAGTGCAGTAATCAGAAGTGAAGTATCGACGCCTCCTTTCACTGCAGTCCCTAACGCGTTGAAGGTTGAGTTCAGATTAACCAGCCTTGACGTTATTCCTCCAACTATTACCTTAGACGACATAGTAATGGCAGACAATAACAAACCAACTACTAATATATCTGCTGTAATTTTAACAAAGTACAATCCTATACTTACGAAAAATAACGGTTCGAAGAAACCGTATGTGAAGGCGTGAAGCTTCTCCTTCAGTTCTGGCCTATCGCTGAGGTAATCCCTGAGAAGGAACCCTAGGAAAAGAGCTGCTATAGCTGAGTTAAACCTGTAAGTATCGGCCAAGAACCCTATCACGAGAATGGTGGAGATCAGGGTTGCGAACTCTATCTCCCTTACTTTGAAGACAGACTCCAGTCTTTCCAGCCCCATTGAAATATATCTTCCTATTAAAATTATAGCTACAACAATCGCAATCACTTCAACCGTGGAGATAACGATATGGCTTATGTCTTGAAGAATTGCAAACATCACAACTGCAATTATTTCGTCTATTATGACTTGGTAAAACAGATAGTTTCCTTGTAACCTCTTGCTCATCCCTACATCGATCAGAAGTCTAGTTAGAGGTCCAGCACTGCTCATAGCTAAGGGGACAGATATTAGAAGGATGTTGTCGAAACCTCCTAATGCGTACAGACTCAAGACTATTATTAAGAAAGGGAAGGAAAGTTGCAGTATAGCGGAAAGGAAGAACTTCTTCTCAATTTTAGTCTTGATTTCGAACTCTTCAGCCCCAGCTAAAAAAAGGAGGAAGACTATACCCAGAGATGTGATGAAAGAAATGATACTGTTTACATGAACTATCCCTAGTCCACCTTCTCCCATCACTATTCCAGTGACTATAGAGCCTACGAAGGGGACTAGTCCTATCCTCCTGAATCCCTCTTCTAGTGCTTTCGCTATGAAGAGCAGTATTCCTATGAAGAGTAAAGAAGTGACTTCAATAGACATTTGCGTAGAGATGGCTTTTGGGTCAAATATCTTTACTTATCATGTAAAATGGTTTACTTATAGCAGTTAGGAATTTCTTGATATTAAATGAAATAATTTATAAATATTATAAATATTTTATTATATGCTTTTAAAAATAATTCGTAAGAATAATCCAAGATCCTTCAAGCCTATGTTCGTTCTAGAGAATAGTAGTGCTTATATTTTTTAGACAATATAAACAAACCATGAAAGCTGTAGTAGTAACTGGACACAAACAAGGGTATAAAGTTCAGGACGTCAGCGACCCTAAACCAGAGAAAGGGGAATTGGTAGTGAAAGTAGATAGGGCTGCACTTTGTTACAGGGACACACTCCAGCTAAAGGGTTTCTATCCCAGGATGAAATACCCAGTAATCTTAGGTCATGAGGTAGTAGGTACTGTGGAACAAGTTGGCGAAGACGTGACCCAATTTAAAGAAGGAGATAAGGTAATATCCCTGCTTTACGCTCCTGATGGAGAATGTGAGTATTGTAGAGCTGGAGAGGAGGCTTATTGCCATCATAGGCTCGGGTACTCAGAAGAACTAGACGGGTTCTTCGCAGAGAAGGCAAAGCTGAAAGTCACGAGCGTGATCAAGGTTCCTTCAGGTGCATCTGACGAAGGGGCAGTTTTAGTCCCTTGTGTCACAGGTATGGTGTATAGAGGTCTCACAAGGGCAAAACTGAAGAAAGGAGAAACTATCCTAGTCACAGGAGCCAGCGGAGGGGTAGGCATACACGCTATACAAGTCGCGAAGGCTATGGGAGCCAAAGTGATAGGTGTGACCACTTCGCAGGAAAAGGCTGATGCTGTAGGCAAATTCGCAGATCATGTCATAGTAGGTAAAGAATTTTCTTCTGAAGCAAAAAAGATTTCCGATATAAATGTAATTGTAGATACGGTAGGTACGCCTACTCTGGAGGAAGACCTCAAGTCCCTTTGGATGGGTGGAAGGATAGTTCAGATCGGCAACGTTGATCCGTCAGCTCCTTTCAATTTGAAGCTAGGTTACGTAATACTGAAGGATATAGAAATCATAGGGCATGCGTCGGCAACTAAGAAGGACGCTGAGGGGGCCCTGAAACTTACAGCTGAGGGTAAGATAAATCCAGTGATAGCAGGCACTCTTCCTTTGGAAGAAGTAGATAAGGGGTATGAGCTACTTAAGGATAAATCCAAAGTGGGCAAAGTCTTGTTGAAGCCTTGACGTTAAATTAGATATAACTTAAAGGATATAACTTAAACGTAGATAGTATTACTAAAACCAGTGTTTTTTCACTTATTTATTCAGTAATTCATTTTTTAAAGAAAGGAGAAAGTATTTGGTTGGGTTTCAGCAATCTCGAGATCTAGTCATTAAGAGATCTGAATGTTTTTAAAAGGTTTATCGACTAAATTAAGTACATGGAGAAAGAGATCGATGACCCTCTATCTATAAAAATGCCCCCTCCACTCTTCTGCATGACCGAAGATGACGTTAGAAGAATTAAACTCGAAATACAATGCATTCATAACATTTCATGAGATCCCCCCTGAAAAGGAAGGGTCACTGTCAGGCCTCACGTTTGGAGTTAAGGACATTTTCCTTACAAAGGGAGTAAGAACTACAGCTGGATCTAGGGTATTAAAGGACTACGTGCCTAAAGAGAACGCTTATGTTGTGGATCAAATTTTAAAGAACGGTGGTAAGATAATTGGAAAGACCAACACACACGAGTTCGCCCTTGGAGCGACTAACACGTCTTCTATAGCAGGCCCGGCTAGGAATCCCCATGACCCAACTAGGATAAGTGGAGGTTCGAGTGGAGGTTCAGCTGTAGCTGTAGCTCTAGACATGGTGGACGTAGGAATTGGATCCGATACTGGAGGGTCAACGCGAATACCTGCGTCTCTGTGTGGTGTCATAGGTTTCAAGCCTACCACTGGCCTGATACCATTAGACGGTGTCATTCCTTTCAGTTGGTCCATGGATACGGTAGGCATACTGTCTAAGGCATTTGACAAGATATTGTTAACTTTCAATTCATTATTACCTTACGATAAGAGGAAAGTCTTAGTTTCTCAAATGCCCTCCAAACTTAAAATAGGAGTTTACCTCTTCGGGGACGACCAAGGCTCCTCATCACTCTCTAGAGTGTTAGATAAGATCTCTTCTGAATTCGAAGTGAAACAAGTCAATCTCAATATGCTTACATACTTCGGAGGTCAAGTCAGACAGACCATAGCCGTAGCTGAGGCTTCCTCGTATCATAAGGAGTGGATAAATTCGTACGCAGGCCTCTACTTTGATGATACGAAGAACATTCTCCTTTCAGGATTTAAGATATCTGCTGTAGACTATGTAGATGCCATGAGAGCTAGGAGGGCATTACTAGAGGAGTACCTAAGGGCCTTTAGGGACGTAGACGTGATAATATCCCCTACAACCAAGATAGTTGCACCCAAAATAGATGAGGTCAAAGGAAGGGAATCTCAGTTCAGGTACCAACTCATTTCAAACACAGAACTATTCAGCGTAGTTGGAGCACCATCAATTTCGATACCGTTAGGATCAGGACCAGAAGGACTTCCTTTAGGGCTTATGGTTAGCGGTGAGCCGTTTGAGGATGGGAAATTACTCAGGATAGCGTCCTTTCTTAATGAGCAATTTGGTTCTAAGCAAGTTTCTTAAGCTTTCAAGATAATCATGACTAGGTGCATCTATAACTTGAGCGAAGTTAACTTGAAAGACAAGATATTAAAGGGAACTACAACAGTAGGACTGAAAGTTAGAGACGGAGTTGTACTAGCTGCTGACAGAAGGGCTAGCGCTGGAGTCTATGTAGCTCATAAATTTGTGAGGAAAGTGCTTTACGTTACTGATACCATAGGAGTTACTACAGCAGGGAGTGTTGCAGATATACAATTTGTATATAATATTTTAAAGAATATATATAACTATAATAGGATAAGCGGTAGCGGTCCAATAACGGTGAAAGGACTAGCCATGTACCTAGGTACCATGCTTTCAAGAAATAAATACTTCCCTTACGTAGTGCAGATCCTTTTAGGCGGATATGACAGTAACGGCTCATCTCTATATAATTTAGATTACATAGGCGATGTCACAGAGGAACGTTACACCGCTACAGGTTCAGGATCCCCAGTAGCTGTAGGTGTATTAGAGGATGGCTATAGGGAAGACCTATCCTTAGATGAGGCTGCAGACCTAGCTAGAAGAGCAGTTTTCTCCGCAATAAAGAGAGATTCCTTCACTGGTACTGGAGTTATAGTTACAAAGCTAAGCAAATCAGGTCATGAAGAGAGGGAGTTCTACATCAAGAAAGGGATAACAGAGGGGCAGTAGCGTTTTTATAACGAGTTTTTATATATATCTTATATGATAGTAAAATCGGTTTTCAAAGAAGGGGAATTTATTCCATCGAAGTACACGTGTGATGGTGAAGATATCTCTCCGAAGCTTTCATGGGATAAGGTCGAGAACGCTAAGTCTTATGCCCTCATCATGGAGGATCCGGACGCTCCTTCAGGGATTTTCATCCACTGGATAGCCTATAACATGAAGTCGAATTCCTTAGACGAAGGTGTACCTAGAAGGGAGAAGATCGGTGAGATGATACAAGGGGAAAACGATTTCGGAAACGTGGGCTATGGTGGGCCATGCCCACCGAGGTCTCACGACGCTCATAGGTACTTCATCAGAGTTTATGCCCTAGATTCCGATGTAGGCAGGAAGATGACGTTAGAGGAGCTCAGAGAATTCATCGGAGCTCATAAGATAGATGAAGGATATATAATGGGGAAATACAAGAGAGCAAAATGAATATATAGAGAGATAAGATCACAAGTTGTCAAGACTCTGAAATAATCTCTCATTAGATGTGCGTGACGGCCTAAATCTGCTTTTTCTTTCCAGATTTCTTTAATGTCTGGTGATAAATGGCCAGATCTATCGGCCGATTCAGGTCTACATTGCAGATTGTAATTATGGCAAGAAAAC
This genomic interval carries:
- the psmB gene encoding archaeal proteasome endopeptidase complex subunit beta, whose protein sequence is MTRCIYNLSEVNLKDKILKGTTTVGLKVRDGVVLAADRRASAGVYVAHKFVRKVLYVTDTIGVTTAGSVADIQFVYNILKNIYNYNRISGSGPITVKGLAMYLGTMLSRNKYFPYVVQILLGGYDSNGSSLYNLDYIGDVTEERYTATGSGSPVAVGVLEDGYREDLSLDEAADLARRAVFSAIKRDSFTGTGVIVTKLSKSGHEEREFYIKKGITEGQ
- a CDS encoding amidase, translated to MTLEELNSKYNAFITFHEIPPEKEGSLSGLTFGVKDIFLTKGVRTTAGSRVLKDYVPKENAYVVDQILKNGGKIIGKTNTHEFALGATNTSSIAGPARNPHDPTRISGGSSGGSAVAVALDMVDVGIGSDTGGSTRIPASLCGVIGFKPTTGLIPLDGVIPFSWSMDTVGILSKAFDKILLTFNSLLPYDKRKVLVSQMPSKLKIGVYLFGDDQGSSSLSRVLDKISSEFEVKQVNLNMLTYFGGQVRQTIAVAEASSYHKEWINSYAGLYFDDTKNILLSGFKISAVDYVDAMRARRALLEEYLRAFRDVDVIISPTTKIVAPKIDEVKGRESQFRYQLISNTELFSVVGAPSISIPLGSGPEGLPLGLMVSGEPFEDGKLLRIASFLNEQFGSKQVS
- a CDS encoding YbhB/YbcL family Raf kinase inhibitor-like protein, translating into MIVKSVFKEGEFIPSKYTCDGEDISPKLSWDKVENAKSYALIMEDPDAPSGIFIHWIAYNMKSNSLDEGVPRREKIGEMIQGENDFGNVGYGGPCPPRSHDAHRYFIRVYALDSDVGRKMTLEELREFIGAHKIDEGYIMGKYKRAK